A region from the Salinivibrio kushneri genome encodes:
- a CDS encoding DUF2309 domain-containing protein — protein sequence MIAKTPNVSAHPESLDVSDFRDATQQAVAAIAPSWPLDQMIAVNPWWPQRFTPIEHVFAEQAVLSGHCPLMSSVYYLSNWQSPISEAHLAEAISTSGSALTVSDCLRALRSHNSDLPRWKPLAELCDRTREAQEGLSWQQEIQQQVSQFLALYHQYPQRFDAQGQGGEHLYQCWLDVVSQDKGIKTLTGVDLLADFAALPTQMDALIAEAAAFWQPILHDQDGNLAYCHALMHGLSGWASWQAWLDWQQQLSDSEQQDHGMGLFAILLAWDTVLARWLAKHRETAWASIRQSMHHQAVNVRHWYHQAQQQLAPLWIWQQALEISQQRPWAHALSTQASVDTLATSPTLQAVFCIDVRSEPMRRALEAQSDRVQTLGFAGFFGLPIAYQPTDSHIHRPQLPGLLAPAVTASQTHATPERWLRMTKLGWQRSLDAPAANLGMVEAGGMLKLVSLLKRALRISGTENPLNRLSHTDSDWALTRDNTPLSAAEKAELGAGILRAMGIAEQLADAVLLVGHGSETCNNPHAAGLDCGACGGQTGEVNVRVLAQLLNDAEVRDAMAQQGVTIPASTHFYAAMHNTTTDALDVFHAPEHAAWQTWLADASEHARATRANQFDQTPTQPSKLKRFFATRAKDWAQMRPEWGLCDNAALIVGPRTLSRQINLQGRSFLHDYDMHKDRDFSQLEAILTAPMVVTNWINLQYFASVTAPEKFGSGNKLLHNIVGGHIGVFEGNGGDLRIGLSHQSVHDGRRYRHQPVRLSVFIAAPREAIDSILARHDDIAALANHGWLYLMQIDAQGAVWQRDRSGQWYHLNVAT from the coding sequence ATGATTGCGAAAACGCCCAACGTATCTGCACACCCTGAGTCCCTCGATGTGAGCGATTTTCGCGATGCCACCCAGCAAGCAGTCGCAGCGATTGCGCCAAGCTGGCCGTTGGATCAAATGATTGCGGTGAACCCATGGTGGCCGCAACGCTTTACGCCCATTGAGCACGTCTTTGCCGAGCAAGCGGTGTTAAGCGGCCACTGTCCGCTAATGTCGTCGGTGTACTATCTGTCGAATTGGCAATCGCCGATTAGTGAGGCACATCTTGCCGAGGCCATCTCAACCTCTGGCAGCGCATTGACGGTCAGTGATTGTCTGCGTGCGCTGCGCAGTCATAACAGTGATCTCCCGCGTTGGAAGCCATTGGCTGAATTGTGTGACCGCACTCGAGAAGCACAAGAAGGCTTATCGTGGCAGCAAGAAATCCAGCAGCAAGTGAGCCAGTTTCTCGCGCTTTATCACCAATACCCACAGCGTTTTGATGCCCAAGGCCAAGGCGGTGAGCACCTTTATCAATGCTGGTTGGATGTGGTGAGCCAAGATAAAGGCATTAAAACCCTCACAGGCGTGGATTTGCTCGCCGATTTCGCCGCTCTGCCCACCCAAATGGATGCCCTGATCGCGGAAGCCGCCGCCTTTTGGCAACCGATCCTTCACGACCAAGACGGCAACTTGGCCTACTGCCACGCGTTGATGCATGGCTTATCGGGTTGGGCAAGCTGGCAAGCCTGGTTAGATTGGCAACAACAGCTCAGTGACAGTGAACAGCAAGATCATGGCATGGGCCTATTCGCGATTTTACTCGCATGGGATACAGTGCTGGCACGCTGGCTTGCCAAACACCGTGAAACAGCGTGGGCAAGCATTCGCCAGTCCATGCACCATCAAGCGGTGAATGTGCGCCATTGGTATCACCAAGCACAACAACAGCTCGCGCCACTGTGGATTTGGCAACAAGCGCTGGAAATCAGTCAGCAGCGCCCTTGGGCGCACGCCTTGTCCACGCAGGCCAGTGTCGACACCCTTGCCACCTCGCCCACGTTGCAAGCTGTGTTTTGTATCGATGTGCGTTCTGAACCGATGCGCCGCGCATTAGAAGCACAATCCGATCGGGTTCAAACTCTTGGCTTTGCCGGCTTTTTTGGCTTGCCGATCGCTTATCAGCCCACCGATAGCCATATTCATCGGCCACAACTGCCCGGCTTACTGGCGCCAGCGGTCACCGCCTCACAAACCCATGCTACCCCCGAACGCTGGTTGCGAATGACCAAGCTCGGCTGGCAGCGCAGTCTCGATGCGCCTGCCGCCAATTTAGGTATGGTCGAAGCCGGTGGCATGCTGAAGCTAGTGAGCCTATTAAAACGCGCATTACGCATTTCTGGCACCGAAAATCCGCTAAATCGACTCAGCCATACTGACAGTGATTGGGCGCTCACCCGTGACAATACCCCGTTAAGCGCAGCAGAAAAGGCGGAGCTAGGCGCTGGTATCTTGCGGGCAATGGGCATTGCTGAGCAACTGGCCGATGCCGTCTTGTTGGTGGGTCATGGCAGTGAAACCTGTAACAACCCTCATGCGGCAGGGCTTGACTGTGGTGCTTGCGGCGGACAAACCGGCGAGGTAAATGTCCGTGTGCTCGCACAATTGCTGAATGATGCCGAAGTGCGTGATGCCATGGCACAACAAGGCGTAACCATTCCCGCCAGCACCCATTTTTATGCCGCCATGCACAACACCACTACCGACGCACTGGATGTCTTTCACGCCCCCGAGCATGCTGCGTGGCAAACTTGGCTGGCCGACGCGAGCGAGCATGCACGTGCAACTCGCGCCAACCAGTTTGATCAAACACCAACCCAACCATCTAAACTTAAACGCTTCTTTGCCACACGGGCCAAAGACTGGGCACAAATGCGTCCTGAGTGGGGACTGTGTGACAACGCCGCGTTGATCGTGGGCCCGCGCACCCTGTCTCGACAGATTAATTTGCAAGGTCGCAGCTTTTTACACGACTACGACATGCACAAAGACCGTGACTTTAGCCAGCTTGAAGCCATCCTCACCGCGCCCATGGTGGTGACCAATTGGATCAATCTGCAGTATTTTGCTTCTGTCACCGCACCGGAAAAATTCGGCAGCGGAAACAAACTGCTACACAATATCGTGGGTGGCCACATTGGGGTGTTTGAAGGGAATGGTGGCGACTTACGAATCGGCTTATCACATCAATCCGTGCACGATGGTCGTCGATATCGCCACCAGCCAGTGCGATTAAGCGTATTTATCGCTGCCCCTCGGGAGGCAATTGATAGTATACTTGCACGCCATGACGATATAGCCGCGCTGGCGAATCACGGCTGGCTGTACTTGATGCAAATTGATGCACAAGGTGCAGTTTGGCAACGCGATCGCTCGGGTCAGTGGTATCACCTGAACGTAGCAACATAA
- a CDS encoding L-threonylcarbamoyladenylate synthase, whose protein sequence is MSLKTQLLSAQCSTDLTQAAELLKAGEQVAVPTETVYGLAADASNPDAVAGIFTAKGRPANHPLIVHLGDVASITEWATQIPDEAYKLANAFWPGPMTLLLPRAEHVSPVVTGGLDTIGLRVPAQPVLLDLLATHQLAVAAPSANPYKKLSPTTAEQVVHGLGGKIAAVIDGGPCQHGLESTIVDLTKRPFSVLRAGPITASELSAVLGETVEAPEQHDTVVPGNVGSHYQPNTRLQMVAADLSDLPAPHPEKRAALLHFGDAPTRDDLVCIAMPDDAARYGQALYHQLAQADQLGVDEIWLAQPPHGEAWLAVHDRLRRAVS, encoded by the coding sequence ATGTCGTTGAAAACGCAACTTCTCTCAGCGCAGTGTTCAACGGATCTAACACAAGCCGCCGAGCTGCTGAAAGCCGGCGAACAAGTCGCGGTGCCCACAGAAACCGTGTACGGTTTGGCAGCGGATGCCAGCAATCCAGACGCCGTCGCGGGCATTTTTACCGCCAAAGGACGTCCCGCCAATCATCCTTTGATTGTTCATCTCGGTGACGTCGCGTCGATCACCGAGTGGGCAACGCAGATCCCGGATGAAGCGTATAAGCTGGCGAATGCCTTCTGGCCAGGGCCGATGACGCTGCTGCTGCCACGAGCCGAGCATGTTTCACCGGTGGTTACGGGTGGATTAGATACCATTGGGCTTCGCGTGCCTGCGCAACCTGTGTTGTTGGACCTGCTCGCCACCCATCAACTTGCCGTTGCCGCCCCGTCAGCGAACCCGTATAAAAAGCTCAGCCCCACCACGGCAGAGCAAGTGGTGCATGGTTTAGGCGGAAAAATTGCGGCAGTCATTGATGGCGGCCCTTGCCAACATGGGCTGGAGTCGACCATTGTCGATCTTACCAAGCGTCCTTTCAGTGTACTTCGCGCCGGTCCCATCACCGCCAGCGAGTTGAGCGCCGTGCTGGGTGAAACAGTCGAAGCCCCCGAGCAGCACGACACCGTGGTGCCCGGCAATGTGGGAAGCCATTACCAACCCAACACCCGGTTGCAGATGGTGGCTGCGGACTTGTCTGATCTCCCTGCGCCCCATCCGGAAAAACGCGCGGCCTTGCTTCACTTTGGCGATGCCCCAACACGGGATGATCTGGTCTGTATTGCCATGCCGGATGACGCCGCACGCTACGGGCAAGCGTTATATCACCAATTAGCGCAAGCCGACCAACTCGGCGTCGATGAAATCTGGCTCGCCCAGCCCCCTCATGGCGAGGCGTGGCTTGCGGTGCATGATCGCCTGCGCCGCGCCGTCAGCTAG
- a CDS encoding PaaI family thioesterase, whose product MMDRVAVAMTELRVMPPRSHHQCVACSDNGLFKLQFYQNDETAVSAKVWLESTWQGYQDQLHGGVIATLLDAALTHCTFLFAPQSVTASLNIRYHHPVPVAVEAETRAWCVKAKHGMSRLEATLTVAGTVCASATASFMQTRVS is encoded by the coding sequence ATGATGGACAGGGTTGCGGTTGCCATGACTGAATTACGTGTGATGCCGCCACGCTCGCATCATCAGTGTGTGGCTTGCAGTGACAATGGGCTATTTAAATTGCAGTTTTATCAAAACGATGAAACTGCAGTGAGCGCAAAAGTCTGGTTAGAAAGCACTTGGCAGGGGTATCAAGATCAGCTGCACGGTGGAGTGATTGCCACGCTTTTAGATGCGGCGTTGACCCATTGTACCTTCTTGTTTGCCCCGCAAAGTGTGACAGCGTCACTTAATATTCGCTACCACCATCCGGTGCCTGTTGCGGTTGAGGCTGAGACACGTGCTTGGTGTGTAAAAGCGAAACACGGCATGAGTCGGTTGGAGGCAACGCTGACCGTTGCTGGCACTGTGTGTGCCAGTGCAACGGCAAGCTTTATGCAAACACGCGTGTCGTGA
- a CDS encoding NifB/NifX family molybdenum-iron cluster-binding protein, producing MTIAIAMNQDRPAGHFMKAEHFALFDDDGQALAQFANPRVTEGCGAKNALIAMLKANQVTRVVTRHIGEHALAGLLDAGLHVYQLTNGRLNPTQWLSPAYWQPLTDASQGRPALQRMKQQKPQQQNAACYSERGKGCGAQGHRLGHQHRGCGKRQGQRGRNDGQGCGCHD from the coding sequence ATGACAATTGCCATTGCGATGAATCAAGACCGCCCTGCGGGGCATTTTATGAAAGCAGAACATTTCGCGCTGTTTGACGACGATGGCCAAGCACTTGCTCAATTCGCCAACCCACGTGTAACGGAAGGTTGTGGTGCCAAAAACGCCTTGATTGCGATGCTAAAAGCCAACCAAGTGACACGTGTGGTGACCCGTCATATTGGTGAGCATGCGTTAGCGGGGTTACTTGATGCTGGCTTACATGTGTATCAGTTAACCAATGGTCGCTTAAATCCCACCCAGTGGTTGTCGCCTGCGTACTGGCAACCGCTTACGGATGCCAGTCAAGGACGACCGGCGTTGCAGCGAATGAAGCAGCAAAAACCACAACAACAGAACGCCGCTTGTTACTCAGAGCGTGGGAAAGGCTGTGGCGCACAAGGCCACCGTTTAGGTCATCAACATCGAGGATGTGGTAAGCGGCAAGGCCAACGAGGTCGTAATGATGGACAGGGTTGCGGTTGCCATGACTGA
- the vapB gene encoding type II toxin-antitoxin system VapB family antitoxin, giving the protein MRTISIFKNGKNQAVRLPKDFEFDGVNELEIHKEGDVITLRPARPSWLSFGELEKADSDFITHREELIKDEGRFNFD; this is encoded by the coding sequence ATGAGAACAATATCCATTTTCAAAAATGGCAAGAACCAAGCGGTACGCTTGCCAAAGGATTTTGAGTTTGACGGTGTTAATGAGCTTGAAATTCATAAAGAGGGGGATGTCATCACCTTACGCCCAGCTCGACCAAGTTGGCTCTCATTTGGCGAGCTCGAAAAGGCTGATAGTGATTTCATAACCCATCGCGAGGAACTGATCAAAGATGAGGGGCGGTTCAACTTTGACTAA
- a CDS encoding type II toxin-antitoxin system VapC family toxin — MTNKINYMLDTCICSFIMREQPKAVLKKLHTVVGNQHRIVISAITYQEMQYGLLGKKASPKHAVLVDAFLQRIDEILPWDKAAVDATTAVKRNLMNKGTPIGGNDTAIAGHAIATGCVLVTNNTREFQRVEGLKLEDWA, encoded by the coding sequence TTGACTAATAAAATCAACTACATGCTTGATACATGTATTTGTTCATTCATTATGAGAGAGCAACCCAAAGCGGTGTTGAAAAAGCTTCACACTGTTGTCGGCAATCAACATCGCATTGTTATCTCAGCCATTACCTATCAAGAAATGCAATACGGGTTGTTAGGAAAAAAAGCATCACCAAAACATGCCGTGCTTGTTGATGCTTTTCTTCAGCGAATCGATGAGATTTTACCTTGGGATAAAGCCGCCGTTGACGCGACAACTGCAGTTAAGCGCAACCTAATGAATAAAGGCACCCCTATTGGCGGAAACGACACCGCGATTGCCGGTCACGCCATTGCGACTGGTTGTGTGCTAGTCACAAACAATACGAGGGAGTTTCAGCGTGTTGAAGGACTGAAACTTGAAGATTGGGCTTAA
- a CDS encoding DUF134 domain-containing protein yields the protein MPRPKMPRRICGKPHTNCFKPNAIPLSELETVTIGLDEFEAMRLVDHQGMQQLQAAEVMGVSRQTLANLVKRARAKTTACLVEGKALVFESEE from the coding sequence ATGCCGCGTCCAAAAATGCCCCGCCGTATCTGCGGGAAACCGCATACCAACTGTTTTAAACCCAACGCCATTCCACTCAGTGAGCTAGAGACGGTGACCATTGGTCTGGATGAGTTCGAAGCCATGCGCCTTGTTGATCATCAGGGTATGCAGCAACTGCAAGCGGCGGAAGTCATGGGCGTATCTCGTCAAACGTTAGCCAACCTGGTTAAACGCGCCCGCGCCAAAACCACCGCCTGCCTCGTAGAAGGTAAAGCACTGGTGTTTGAGTCAGAAGAGTAA
- the gnd gene encoding decarboxylating NADP(+)-dependent phosphogluconate dehydrogenase: protein MKGDIGVIGLAVMGQNLILNMNDNGFKVVAHNRTAAKVDEFLEGPAKGTNIVGAYSLEELVEKLETPRKVMLMVRAGDVVDTFIDKLTPLLEKGDIIIDGGNTNYPDTNRRVAALREKGIHFIGAGVSGGEEGARFGPSIMPGGSEEAWPAVKPIFQGIAAKTDSGEPCCDWVGRDGAGHFVKMVHNGIEYGDMQLITEAYQFMKDGLGMSHDEMQQVFTDWNKTELDSYLVEITSDILGYKDQDGEPLVEKILDTAGQKGTGKWTGINALDLGIPLTLISESVFSRCLSALKDQRVAAEKLFEKHIQPVDGDKAEWVDALRQALLASKIISYAQGFMLMREASDENGWDLNYGNVALMWRGGCIIRSAFLGNIRDAFDKDPNLAFLGSDAYFKGILDNCLAAWRKVAAKSMETGIPMPCTTSALTFLDGYTTARLPANLLQAQRDYFGAHTYERLDQPRGEFFHTNWTGTGGNTASTTYDV, encoded by the coding sequence ATGAAAGGTGATATCGGCGTAATTGGTTTGGCGGTCATGGGCCAAAACCTGATCCTCAACATGAACGACAACGGCTTTAAAGTGGTGGCGCATAACCGCACCGCGGCCAAAGTGGATGAGTTTCTTGAAGGCCCAGCCAAGGGCACTAACATCGTTGGCGCTTATTCACTGGAAGAGTTGGTTGAGAAGCTAGAAACGCCACGTAAAGTGATGCTGATGGTTCGTGCCGGTGATGTGGTCGATACCTTTATCGACAAACTCACCCCATTGCTTGAGAAAGGCGACATCATTATCGATGGCGGTAACACTAACTACCCAGATACCAACCGTCGTGTGGCAGCACTGCGTGAAAAAGGCATTCACTTTATCGGTGCCGGTGTGTCTGGCGGTGAAGAAGGCGCACGTTTTGGGCCGTCAATTATGCCAGGCGGCTCAGAAGAAGCGTGGCCAGCGGTGAAGCCTATCTTCCAAGGTATCGCAGCAAAAACCGATAGCGGCGAGCCATGCTGTGATTGGGTTGGACGCGATGGTGCCGGCCACTTTGTGAAAATGGTGCACAACGGTATCGAGTATGGCGACATGCAGCTGATCACCGAAGCGTATCAGTTCATGAAAGACGGCCTTGGCATGAGCCATGACGAGATGCAGCAAGTCTTTACCGACTGGAACAAAACCGAGTTGGATAGCTATCTGGTCGAGATCACTTCAGACATCTTGGGGTATAAAGACCAAGACGGTGAGCCACTGGTTGAGAAAATTCTCGACACCGCGGGCCAAAAAGGCACCGGTAAGTGGACTGGGATTAACGCGCTGGATCTTGGCATTCCGCTGACCCTGATCTCTGAATCGGTATTTTCGCGTTGCTTGTCAGCATTGAAAGATCAGCGTGTTGCGGCAGAGAAGCTATTTGAAAAACACATCCAACCGGTTGATGGGGACAAAGCCGAATGGGTTGATGCGCTGCGTCAAGCGCTGCTGGCGTCAAAAATCATCTCTTACGCGCAAGGCTTTATGCTGATGCGTGAAGCGTCTGATGAGAACGGCTGGGATCTCAACTACGGTAACGTCGCGCTGATGTGGCGCGGTGGCTGTATTATCCGCTCAGCCTTCTTGGGCAACATCCGTGATGCGTTTGATAAAGATCCTAACTTGGCCTTCTTGGGCTCAGATGCGTACTTTAAAGGGATCTTGGATAACTGCTTGGCGGCATGGCGGAAAGTGGCGGCGAAATCGATGGAAACCGGTATCCCCATGCCATGTACCACATCGGCGCTGACCTTCTTGGATGGTTACACCACAGCACGTTTGCCCGCGAACCTGCTGCAAGCGCAGCGTGACTACTTCGGCGCGCACACCTATGAGCGTCTTGATCAGCCACGTGGTGAGTTCTTCCACACCAATTGGACGGGTACCGGCGGTAACACGGCTTCGACGACGTACGACGTGTAA
- the pgl gene encoding 6-phosphogluconolactonase, producing MINARIFDDADAVVNHLADAMQTLSEQDRAVHISLSGGSTPKMLFKRLASDDYATAIQWQNLHFWWGDERCVAPDDAESNFGEAHKLLFSQIRIPEENIHRIRGEDDPDVEAARFSAEMQALIPSENGTPVFDWILLGVGGDGHTASLFPHDPQYDNTALAMVASHPESGQKRVSKTARVLRAAKKISYLVLGEGKQAIVHEIASHEPTQLPYPAANIRSAKGTTEWVLDTAAAKKLPEQN from the coding sequence ATGATAAATGCCCGAATTTTTGATGATGCCGACGCGGTGGTCAATCACTTAGCCGACGCGATGCAAACGCTCAGCGAGCAAGATCGTGCCGTACACATTTCGCTTTCTGGCGGCAGCACGCCCAAAATGCTGTTTAAGCGTTTAGCCAGTGATGACTACGCCACGGCGATTCAGTGGCAAAACTTGCATTTTTGGTGGGGCGATGAGCGCTGTGTGGCACCGGATGATGCCGAGAGCAACTTTGGCGAAGCCCACAAACTGCTGTTTAGCCAGATTCGCATTCCAGAAGAGAACATTCATCGTATTCGTGGTGAAGACGATCCGGATGTGGAAGCCGCGCGCTTTAGTGCGGAAATGCAAGCGCTGATCCCAAGCGAAAACGGCACGCCTGTGTTTGATTGGATTTTGCTGGGCGTCGGTGGCGATGGCCATACCGCCTCGCTGTTCCCGCACGATCCTCAGTATGACAATACCGCGCTCGCGATGGTGGCTTCACACCCAGAATCGGGCCAAAAGCGGGTATCAAAAACCGCCCGTGTGCTGCGCGCGGCGAAGAAAATCAGTTATCTGGTGTTGGGTGAAGGCAAGCAAGCGATTGTGCATGAGATCGCCTCACACGAGCCCACTCAACTGCCATATCCTGCCGCCAATATCCGCAGTGCCAAAGGCACCACGGAATGGGTACTCGATACCGCGGCAGCAAAAAAATTACCAGAACAGAATTAA
- the zwf gene encoding glucose-6-phosphate dehydrogenase, translated as MVIPENSSIVIFGASGDLTFRKLIPALYHLYANKQLPASFAILGASRTFYSDESFRDKLRHSMQELEETDPATLDAFMAHVHYQSFNISDTHEYGALTGRLDELSEQYGFTQRNTLFYLATPPKLYNFIPACLAAHGLNDESHGWKRLVVEKPFGYDLASARQLDKDIHAHFAEHQIYRIDHYLGKETVQNLLVFRFSNAMFEPLWNRNFIDYVEITGAENLGVEGRGGYYDQSGAVRDMFQNHLLQVLSLVAMEPPAQINADAMRDEVFKALQSLEPLSEDDLHNNLVLGQYTESQVGGKPLPSYRDEPGVAEDSRTETYVGLKMFINNWRWNGVPFYVRTGKRLPTRVTEVVIHFKQTPHPVFGKNAPENRLVIRIQPDEGIQMSFGLKEPGAGFNAKAVNMDFHYTSLEETQMLTAYERLLLDALKGDATLFARSDAVEACWQFVEPILQYKDNGKALYGYACGTWGPKEADQLLERDGHAWRFPCKNLTDTEYCEL; from the coding sequence ATGGTAATTCCAGAAAACAGCAGTATTGTTATTTTTGGTGCATCTGGCGATCTGACCTTCCGTAAGCTGATCCCAGCCCTGTATCATTTGTATGCGAACAAACAGCTGCCTGCGTCTTTCGCGATTTTAGGCGCAAGCCGCACCTTCTACAGTGACGAGTCATTTCGCGATAAACTACGTCACTCAATGCAAGAGCTTGAAGAAACTGATCCTGCCACGCTCGACGCGTTTATGGCGCACGTGCACTATCAATCATTTAATATCTCTGATACCCACGAGTATGGCGCGCTAACAGGCCGTTTAGACGAATTGTCCGAACAATATGGCTTCACCCAGCGTAATACCTTGTTTTATCTAGCTACGCCGCCGAAGCTGTACAACTTTATCCCTGCCTGCCTCGCCGCACATGGTTTGAATGATGAAAGTCACGGTTGGAAACGCTTGGTGGTCGAAAAACCGTTTGGTTACGATCTTGCCTCTGCGCGCCAGCTCGACAAAGACATTCACGCCCACTTTGCCGAACATCAGATTTACCGCATTGATCATTACCTAGGCAAGGAAACGGTACAAAACCTACTGGTTTTCCGTTTTTCTAATGCGATGTTTGAGCCGCTCTGGAACCGTAACTTCATCGATTATGTTGAGATCACCGGTGCTGAAAACCTTGGGGTGGAAGGCCGCGGTGGTTACTACGATCAATCAGGTGCGGTGCGCGATATGTTCCAAAACCACTTGTTGCAAGTGTTATCGCTCGTGGCAATGGAGCCGCCTGCTCAAATCAATGCTGATGCGATGCGTGATGAGGTGTTTAAAGCACTACAATCGCTCGAGCCGCTCTCTGAAGACGACCTGCACAATAACTTGGTGCTGGGTCAGTACACTGAATCACAAGTTGGGGGCAAACCACTACCCAGTTACCGTGATGAGCCAGGTGTCGCCGAAGACTCGCGTACCGAGACTTATGTTGGCCTGAAGATGTTTATCAACAACTGGCGTTGGAATGGGGTGCCCTTTTATGTGCGCACCGGTAAACGCTTGCCAACACGCGTGACCGAAGTGGTGATCCACTTTAAACAGACTCCGCACCCTGTGTTCGGTAAAAACGCGCCCGAGAACCGCTTGGTGATCCGCATTCAGCCCGACGAAGGCATTCAAATGAGCTTTGGTCTTAAAGAGCCGGGTGCTGGCTTTAACGCCAAAGCGGTAAACATGGATTTTCATTATACGTCGCTGGAAGAAACCCAGATGCTGACGGCTTATGAACGTTTGTTGCTGGATGCGCTTAAAGGCGATGCCACCTTGTTTGCTCGCAGTGACGCGGTGGAAGCTTGCTGGCAGTTTGTTGAGCCGATTCTTCAATATAAGGATAATGGCAAAGCGCTATATGGTTATGCCTGTGGCACTTGGGGGCCGAAAGAAGCTGATCAATTGCTTGAGCGTGATGGCCATGCGTGGCGCTTTCCCTGCAAAAACCTGACTGACACGGAATACTGCGAATTATGA
- a CDS encoding LysR family transcriptional regulator, whose translation MDVEKVASYFIAVVEAGGIKAAALQLGISQPSLTAQIQKLEQRFACPLLVRHPRGVSMTAAGELYYQHATALHAERQRLYAQIHALQAREAGQIKLGTGEAWWPLFVKPAVLEYQADRQCAVHIEFGNRLALMASLLSGDVDVFIGHEIDDLVASQQVRFMPLFQDAESYYVADNHPLLTDTSASIDPQRLSDWPLMRVTPDHARHAHLLANPISPTTHVNQVVFDVDALSPGIDLLHDTQAVMPYTSRAQMYLASQGVKVLGAHPSKRGNVGLYTLRNERNEKVDALIQQLCEAAQQVGISPRHTS comes from the coding sequence GAGGCGGGTGGCATTAAAGCGGCCGCGTTGCAGTTAGGGATCAGCCAACCCTCATTGACGGCACAGATCCAAAAGCTGGAGCAACGTTTCGCGTGTCCGCTGTTGGTTCGCCACCCTCGTGGCGTCAGTATGACTGCAGCAGGAGAGCTTTATTATCAGCATGCCACGGCACTGCACGCCGAGCGGCAACGGCTTTATGCCCAGATTCATGCTTTGCAAGCGCGTGAAGCGGGGCAAATAAAGCTTGGCACCGGTGAGGCGTGGTGGCCCTTGTTTGTTAAACCGGCAGTGCTTGAGTATCAGGCGGATCGCCAGTGTGCCGTCCATATTGAATTTGGTAACCGTTTGGCATTAATGGCGTCGCTGCTCAGTGGTGATGTGGATGTGTTTATCGGTCATGAAATTGACGATCTGGTCGCCAGCCAGCAAGTGCGCTTTATGCCCTTGTTTCAGGACGCAGAAAGTTATTATGTGGCTGACAACCATCCGCTACTCACAGACACATCCGCCAGCATCGACCCTCAGCGCCTAAGTGATTGGCCTTTGATGCGTGTCACGCCTGATCATGCCCGGCATGCGCATTTGCTAGCGAACCCCATCAGCCCAACGACGCACGTCAACCAAGTGGTGTTTGATGTTGATGCTCTCAGTCCCGGTATCGACTTATTACACGACACTCAGGCGGTGATGCCCTATACCAGCCGAGCCCAGATGTATCTGGCCAGTCAGGGGGTAAAAGTGTTGGGTGCTCATCCGAGTAAGAGAGGTAACGTCGGCTTATATACCTTGCGCAATGAGCGGAATGAAAAAGTCGACGCGCTGATCCAACAGCTGTGTGAGGCTGCCCAGCAGGTGGGCATCTCGCCACGTCATACCAGTTAG